A single Archocentrus centrarchus isolate MPI-CPG fArcCen1 unplaced genomic scaffold, fArcCen1 scaffold_30_ctg1, whole genome shotgun sequence DNA region contains:
- the mfhas1 gene encoding LOW QUALITY PROTEIN: malignant fibrous histiocytoma-amplified sequence 1 homolog (The sequence of the model RefSeq protein was modified relative to this genomic sequence to represent the inferred CDS: inserted 1 base in 1 codon), producing MKTLNENKEKEEEEGSGCSAMEDKENKLKTARLWRDAALRSRKLRSNLRQLTLCSKNNQIVLPEDIADIEVLNLGNNSLQELPDGLGSSLNNLRVLVLRRNKFTSVPRVVFELGQLVELDMSHNSLRSLSEGVGQLRGLKKLCISHNKIQHLPAQIGALQSLEELDISFNDLHDFPRSFSSLARLRTLDADHNKLNQFPPEILALSELEELDCSGNKFETLPADIRTLQSIKILWLSSLHMSSLPHTFCHLHHLESLMLDGNCLTQLPPSFGSLQRLKMINLSSNDFENFPQVILSITGLEELYLSRNKLTHIPEDIGLLGKLVNLWLDNNSITYLPDSIVELENLEELVLQGNQIAILPDNFGKLSKVNIWKVKDNPLIQPPYEVCMKGIPYIAVYQKELAHSQLAVKPRLKLVLMGDRNAGKTQLRQSLVSTQQDARGNQGSRGIEVTNWVADADRHLTFLMYDLSGKQNYDLIKPFFLSPGALYILVINLKTYSPKNFYAHVGYFLHLLCAKVPHAVVCLVGTHADLCGEVEVEEKTLDIHRQIGLQEKRDIQSLRGLALQVDQALEQGYNVRTSSPHVLFYGVTDKNLRRRKAQLQYMLNHRLQILSPVLRVSCTETQRNIQRLREKLMSVAEHREIFPNLHRVLPKSWQMLEELHFKLKDLWLSWWDSARLGLQAGLTEDRLQSALSYLHESGKLLYFEDSLTLKEYVFHNLPRFIAILNVFFQRDESTLLDRLLSEGERGDKGRVSLVIEDEKGENLRVTHLQHHVEGFLQHGLLPSNIIRLLLRPLIQTQQDLHLIMELLEKMGICYCINKPXSKPLNGATMWYKFPSYVSSEEVQVEASAGGSSLPLCNFFSVEQLHVQYSFPFLFPPGLFARFSVQINSHVVQRSDSKHQIFAYRGKVPVVISHRPAKGKLQVETLSIASHASLPNIWTAWQAITPLVEELNTLLQEWPGLHYSVHVLCSKCLKRGSANPHAFPGELLSQPRPEGLTEIICPKNGSERVNVALVYPPTPTVVSPCLK from the exons ATGAAAACTCTCAATGAAAacaaggagaaggaggaggaggaggggtccGGCTGCAGCGCCATGGAGGATAAGGAGAACAAACTGAAAACGGCCAGGCTGTGGAGGGATGCCGCCCTCCGCTCCAGGAAGCTGCGGAGCAACCTGCGCCAGCTCACCCTCTGCTCCAAAAACAACCAGATCGTACTGCCAGAGGACATAGCCGACATAGAGGTGCTCAACCTGGGGAACAACTCCCTCCAGGAGCTGCCAGACGGGCTGGGATCCTCCCTGAACAACCTGCGCGTCCTGGTGCTCCGCAGGAACAAGTTCACCTCAGTCCCCAGGGTGGTGTTTGAGCTGGGGCAGCTGGTGGAGCTCGACATGAGCCACAACAGCCTGAGGAGCCTGTCTGAAGGTGTGGGGCAGCTGAGGGGCCTGAAGAAGCTGTGCATCAGTCACAACAAAATCCAGCACCTGCCGGCTCAGATCGGAGCGCTGCAGTCTTTGGAGGAGCTCGACATCAGCTTCAATGACCTGCACGACTTCCCCAGATCCTTCTCCAGCCTCGCCCGTCTGCGGACTCTGGATGCAGATCACAACAAGCTGAACCAGTTCCCCCCAGAGATCCTGGCCCTCAGTGAGCTGGAGGAGCTCGACTGCTCCGGGAACAAGTTTGAGACATTACCGGCCGACATCAGGACACTGCAGTCCATCAAAATCCTGTGGCTCAGCAGCCTCCACATGTCCTCCCTACCCCACACCTTCTGCCACCTGCACCACCTGGAGAGCCTGATGCTGGATGGGAACTGCCTCACACAACTGCCCCCCTCCTTTGGTAGCCTGCAGAGACTCAAAATGATCAATTTGTCCTCAAATGACTTTGAAAACTTTCCACAGGTTATTTTAAGCATCACAGGATTAGAGGAGCTTTACCTGAGCAGAAACAAACTGACTCATATTCCAGAGGACATCGGCCTGCTGGGGAAGCTGGTGAACCTCTGGCTGGACAACAACAGCATCACGTATCTGCCTGACTCTATCGTGGAGCTGGAGAATCTGGAGGAACTTGTTTTGCAGGGTAACCAAATAGCCATTCTTCCAGATAATTTTGGAAAGCTTTCCAAAGTGAACATTTGGAAAGTGAAGGATAACCCTCTCATCCAGCCTCCGTACGAGGTGTGCATGAAGGGGATCCCTTACATCGCCGTGTATCAGAAGGAGCTGGCACACTCTCAGCTCGCCGTGAAGCCGCGGCTGAAACTGGTCCTGATGGGAGACAGAAACGCAGGGAAAACCCAGCTGAGGCAGAGCCTGGTGAGCACGCAGCAGGACGCCAGAGGAAACCAGGGAAGCAGAGGAATCGAAGTCACCAACTGGGTGGCGGACGCTGATCGCCACCTCACGTTCCTCATGTACGATCTGTCAGGGAAGCAAAACTACGACCTGATCAAacccttttttctctcccccggTGCTCTCTACATTCTAGTCATCAATCTCAAAACGTACTCACCCAAGAACTTTTACGCCCACGTCGGGTAtttcctccacctgctctgtGCCAAAGTACCCCACGCTGTAGTGTGCTTGGTGGGCACGCATGCAGACCTgtgtggagaggtggaggtggaggagaagacTCTGGACATCCACAGGCAGATCGGCCTGCAGGAGAAGAGGGACATCCAGAGCCTGAGGGGGCTGGCTCTGCAGGTGGACCAGGCTCTGGAGCAGGGCTACAATGTCCGCACCTCCAGCCCTCACGTCCTCTTTTATGGCGTCACCGACAAGAACCTGAGgcgccggaaagcgcagctgcAGTACATGCTGAACCACCGCCTGCAGATTCTCTCTCCTGTCCTCAGAGTCAGCTGCACAGAGACTCAGAGGAACATCCAGAGGCTGAGGGAGAAGCTCATGTCCGTTGCAGAGCACAGGGAGATTTTCCCCAACCTCCATCGTGTGCTCCCAAAGTCCTGGCAGATGCTGGAGGAGCTGCACTTTAAGCTCAAAGACCTGTGGCTCTCATGGTGGGACTCAGCACGACTGGGCCTCCAGGCGGGGCTCACCGAGGACCGACTGCAGAGCGCCTTATCCTACCTGCACGAGAGCGGGAAGCTGCTCTACTTTGAAGACAGCCTCACGCTGAAGGAGTACGTCTTTCACAATCTTCCACGATTCATCGCAATTCTCAATGTGTTCTTCCAGAGAGACGAGTCCACACTGCTGGACCGTCTCCTCTCCGAGGGGGAGAGGGGGGACAAGGGGAGGGTGAGTCTGGTTATAGAGGACGAGAAGGGAGAGAACCTCAGGGTCACCCATCTGCAGCACCACGTGGAGGGCTTCCTGCAGCACGGACTCCTGCCCTCCAACATCATCCGCCTGCTCCTCAGACCGCTTATCCAGACCCAGCAGGACCTCCACCTCATCATGGAGCTACTGGAGAAGATGGGGATTTGCTACTGCATCAACAAAC GCAGCAAGCCTCTGAACGGGGCCACCATGTGGTACAAGTTCCCCAGCTACGTCAGCAGTGAGGAGGTCCAGGTGGAGGCTTCGGCCGGCGGGAGCTCTCTGCCTCTGTGTAACTTCTTCTCCGTGGAGCAGCTGCACGTCCAGTACAGCTTCCCCTTCCTGTTTCCTCCTGGACTGTTTGCACGCTTCAGCGTGCAGATCAACAGCCACGTGGTGCAGCGGTCAGACAGCAAGCACCAGATCTTCGCCTACCGGGGTAAAGTCCCCGTGGTGATCAGCCACCGGCCCGCCAAAGGGAAGCTGCAGGTGGAGACTCTCTCCATCGCCAGCCACGCCTCACTGCCCAACATCTGGACTGCATGGCAGGCCATCACTCCACTGGTGGAGGAGCTGAACACGCTGCTGCAGGAGTGGCCGGGCCTGCACTACTCTGTACATGTTCTCTGTTCCAAGTGCCTCAAGAGAGGGTCGGCCAACCCACACGCCTTCCCAG